A window of Planifilum fulgidum contains these coding sequences:
- the pyk gene encoding pyruvate kinase: MRKTKIVCTIGPASEELSVLKRLMEAGMNVARLNFSHGSHEEHALRIERIRRAAAETGKTVAILLDTKGPEIRTGDLRDGEVELKEGETFILTTEPVEGDASRVSVSYAGLPQDVRPGSTILIDDGLIKLTVVEVRGNEIVCRVVNSGVLKNRKGVNVPGVRIQLPGITEKDAEDILFGLEQGIDFIAASFVRKKEDVLEIRKLLEDRGADIPIIAKIENQEGLDNLDSILEVADGLMVARGDLGVEIPAEEVPLVQKQMIRKCNLLGKPVITATQMLDSMQRNPRPTRAEASDVANAILDGTDAIMLSGETAAGKYPVEAVETMARIASRAESALRYRDLFRQRSQELEVSITDSISQAVVHTAEALNCAAIITSTESGHTARMVSKYRPRAPIVAVTPHEKVMRRLTLVWGVHPVKGKVVNSTDEMLQSAIDSALASKTVRHGDLVVITAGVPVGQPGTTNLIKVHVISDVLAKGQGVGRQVVTGRVVVGVDPEEIRRKMRDGDILVTRATDRDMIDLFERAKAVVTEEGGLTSHTAVVGISLGVPVIVGVEGALQILKDGMEITVDSERGYIYPGRANVL; the protein is encoded by the coding sequence ATGCGCAAGACAAAAATCGTCTGCACGATCGGGCCGGCCAGTGAAGAGCTGTCCGTGTTGAAGCGGTTGATGGAGGCGGGAATGAATGTGGCGCGCCTCAATTTTTCCCACGGCTCCCACGAAGAACACGCCCTAAGGATTGAGCGGATCCGCCGGGCGGCGGCGGAGACGGGCAAAACGGTGGCCATTTTGCTGGATACCAAGGGACCGGAAATCCGCACCGGCGACCTGCGGGACGGGGAGGTGGAGCTGAAGGAGGGAGAAACCTTCATCCTCACCACGGAGCCGGTGGAGGGGGATGCGTCCCGGGTTTCGGTCTCCTACGCGGGATTGCCGCAAGATGTTCGCCCCGGTTCCACCATCCTGATCGACGACGGACTGATCAAACTTACGGTCGTGGAAGTTCGGGGGAATGAGATTGTCTGCCGGGTGGTCAACTCCGGCGTGTTGAAAAACCGAAAAGGGGTCAACGTTCCGGGGGTTCGGATCCAGCTGCCCGGAATCACCGAGAAGGACGCGGAGGACATCCTCTTCGGCCTGGAGCAGGGAATCGATTTCATCGCCGCCTCCTTCGTGCGAAAGAAGGAGGATGTGCTGGAGATCCGCAAGCTGCTGGAGGACCGGGGAGCGGACATCCCGATCATCGCCAAGATCGAGAACCAGGAAGGTCTGGACAATCTGGATTCCATCCTGGAGGTGGCCGACGGGCTGATGGTCGCCCGCGGGGATTTGGGGGTTGAAATTCCCGCGGAAGAAGTTCCCCTCGTTCAGAAGCAGATGATCCGCAAGTGCAATCTCCTCGGCAAACCGGTGATCACCGCGACGCAAATGCTGGATTCCATGCAGCGGAATCCCCGTCCGACCCGGGCGGAGGCCAGCGACGTGGCCAACGCGATTCTGGACGGCACCGATGCGATCATGCTGTCGGGGGAGACGGCGGCCGGCAAATATCCGGTGGAGGCGGTGGAGACGATGGCCCGCATCGCCTCCCGGGCGGAGTCGGCCCTTCGGTACCGGGATCTGTTCCGGCAGCGGAGCCAGGAACTGGAGGTGAGCATCACCGATTCCATCAGCCAGGCGGTGGTGCACACGGCGGAGGCCCTGAATTGCGCCGCGATCATCACCTCCACCGAGTCGGGTCACACGGCCCGGATGGTGTCCAAGTATCGCCCCCGGGCCCCCATCGTGGCGGTGACTCCCCACGAAAAGGTGATGCGGAGGCTGACCCTGGTCTGGGGCGTGCATCCGGTAAAGGGAAAGGTGGTAAACAGCACCGACGAAATGTTGCAGTCGGCCATCGATTCGGCCCTTGCCTCCAAAACCGTCCGCCACGGGGATTTGGTGGTGATCACCGCGGGAGTGCCCGTCGGTCAGCCCGGAACCACCAACTTGATCAAGGTCCATGTGATCAGCGACGTCCTGGCGAAGGGACAGGGCGTGGGCCGGCAGGTGGTGACGGGAAGAGTCGTGGTCGGGGTGGATCCCGAGGAAATCCGCAGGAAGATGCGGGATGGGGACATCCTGGTCACGCGGGCCACCGATCGGGACATGATCGACCTGTTCGAGCGGGCCAAAGCGGTGGTGACGGAGGAAGGCGGCCTCACTTCCCACACCGCCGTGGTCGGAATCAGCCTGGGGGTTCCCGTCATCGTCGGAGTGGAGGGGGCCCTTCAAATCCTGAAGGACGGGATGGAGATCACCGTCGATTCGGAACGGGGATATATCTATCCCGGGCGGGCCAATGTGCTGTAG
- the accD gene encoding acetyl-CoA carboxylase, carboxyltransferase subunit beta: MLKDFFRKQRRYATIPSQDVKREIPEGIMQKCPRCGTISYAKELEKNLKVCKSCSYHFSLSAPERIAVTVDEGRFFEYDADLKSLDPLEFPDYKNKLRKDMEKTGLNEAVVTGEGTIGGYPVVIGVMDSRFRMGSMGSVVGEKIARAVEQAATKRYPLILFSASGGARMQEGVLSLMQMAKTSAALERLHRERVLFVSVLTNPTTGGVSASFSSLGDINIAEPGALIGFAGRRVIEQTVRQKLPDDFQTAEFLLKHGQLDMVVPRTELRQTLIKILELHANGGNADGKRPSTL; encoded by the coding sequence TTGTTAAAGGATTTTTTCAGGAAACAACGCCGATATGCAACCATCCCCTCGCAGGATGTCAAGCGGGAAATTCCGGAAGGCATCATGCAGAAATGCCCCCGTTGCGGAACCATCAGCTACGCCAAAGAGCTGGAAAAAAACCTGAAGGTCTGTAAGTCCTGCAGTTATCATTTTTCATTGAGTGCCCCGGAGCGGATCGCCGTCACGGTGGATGAGGGGCGTTTTTTTGAGTACGATGCCGATTTGAAATCCCTCGACCCGCTGGAGTTTCCGGACTACAAAAACAAGCTCAGGAAGGACATGGAAAAGACGGGCTTGAACGAGGCGGTGGTGACGGGCGAGGGAACCATCGGCGGCTATCCGGTTGTCATCGGCGTGATGGATTCCCGTTTCCGCATGGGGAGCATGGGTTCGGTTGTTGGCGAAAAAATCGCCAGAGCGGTGGAACAAGCCGCGACGAAGCGGTATCCTCTCATTCTCTTCTCCGCCTCCGGCGGGGCCCGGATGCAGGAGGGGGTTCTTTCCCTGATGCAGATGGCCAAGACGAGCGCGGCGCTCGAGCGTCTGCATCGGGAGCGGGTGCTGTTCGTCTCGGTGTTGACCAATCCCACCACCGGCGGGGTGTCGGCCAGCTTTTCCTCCCTGGGGGACATCAACATCGCCGAACCCGGCGCGCTGATCGGCTTTGCCGGGCGGCGGGTGATCGAGCAAACCGTGCGCCAAAAACTTCCGGACGACTTTCAGACGGCGGAGTTTCTGCTGAAGCACGGGCAGCTGGATATGGTCGTCCCGCGGACCGAACTGCGCCAGACCCTGATCAAGATCCTGGAGTTGCACGCGAATGGGGGAAATGCCGATGGCAAACGGCCATCTACCCTTTGA
- the pfkA gene encoding 6-phosphofructokinase, whose amino-acid sequence MKRIAVLTSGGDAPGMNAAIRAVVRKGVYHGLEVMGVYRGYHGLIRGDLKPLSLGSVGDIIHRGGTMLYTARSEEFKTEEGQEKAVKTLREHGVEGLVVIGGDGSFRGAMKLTERGIPTVGVPGTIDNDIPGTDFTIGFDTAINTVIQAIDKIRDTATSHERTYVVEVMGRDAGDIALWAGLADGAESILIPEAPYDLDEVVERLKRGNKRGKKHSIILVAEGVASGVEVGEEIRRRTGWETRVTVLGHIQRGGSPTAFDRVLASRMGAAAVDLILEGKSNQMVAIRNNQICGIPFEEAFKQKHRLDLSMYQLAGILAI is encoded by the coding sequence GTGAAACGAATTGCAGTGTTGACCAGCGGGGGAGACGCACCGGGAATGAATGCGGCCATCCGCGCCGTCGTCCGGAAAGGGGTTTACCACGGCCTGGAGGTCATGGGGGTTTACCGGGGTTACCACGGCTTGATCCGCGGCGATTTGAAGCCCCTGTCCCTGGGTTCGGTCGGGGACATCATCCACCGGGGCGGGACGATGCTGTACACCGCCCGATCCGAGGAATTCAAGACGGAGGAAGGGCAGGAGAAGGCGGTCAAGACGCTGCGGGAGCACGGGGTGGAAGGACTGGTCGTCATCGGCGGGGACGGCAGTTTCCGCGGGGCGATGAAGCTCACCGAAAGGGGAATTCCCACCGTCGGCGTCCCCGGGACCATCGACAACGACATTCCGGGAACGGATTTCACCATCGGCTTCGACACGGCCATCAACACGGTGATCCAAGCCATCGACAAAATCCGGGACACGGCCACGTCCCACGAGCGGACCTATGTCGTGGAAGTGATGGGACGGGATGCCGGGGACATCGCCCTGTGGGCGGGTTTGGCCGATGGAGCGGAGTCCATCCTGATTCCGGAAGCCCCCTACGATCTGGATGAGGTGGTGGAACGGCTCAAGCGCGGGAACAAGCGGGGCAAGAAGCACAGCATCATCCTGGTGGCCGAAGGCGTGGCGAGCGGCGTGGAGGTGGGCGAGGAGATCCGGCGCCGCACGGGATGGGAGACCCGGGTGACGGTGCTGGGACATATCCAGCGGGGGGGTTCCCCCACGGCCTTTGACCGGGTTCTCGCCAGCCGCATGGGGGCCGCCGCCGTCGATCTGATCCTGGAGGGCAAATCCAATCAAATGGTGGCGATCCGGAACAACCAGATCTGCGGCATTCCCTTCGAGGAAGCTTTCAAGCAAAAACACCGTCTCGACTTGTCGATGTATCAGTTGGCCGGAATACTGGCAATTTAG
- a CDS encoding MOSC domain-containing protein, producing MKPIGEIKEIIRYPVKSFQGERVQKTRVMKGGLYGDRSHAFLDESRPGNFLTIAQCPEMARYRARFRGEELPDRYPPVEVTTPEGRVYRFGDAELQRRIEALAKRKVSPVMHDPSGGPNRAIEEAPVLIVTDASLRELGKWRRREVALERFRPNLLISLHDPVPFAEDDWVGRTLRAGGVELAVNGLCERCMIVTVDPKDASRDLPLLRTLAKERDSCFGVYAAVIRPGVLQVGDRVFLTGS from the coding sequence ATGAAACCGATCGGGGAAATCAAGGAGATCATCCGCTACCCGGTTAAATCGTTTCAAGGGGAGCGCGTACAAAAAACCCGGGTGATGAAAGGGGGGCTCTACGGGGACCGGAGCCACGCCTTTCTGGATGAATCGAGGCCGGGCAACTTTCTCACCATTGCCCAATGCCCCGAAATGGCCCGGTATCGGGCGCGGTTTCGGGGGGAGGAGTTGCCGGACCGCTATCCGCCTGTGGAAGTGACGACCCCCGAAGGCCGGGTTTACCGCTTTGGCGACGCCGAACTTCAGCGTCGCATCGAAGCGTTGGCCAAACGGAAGGTTTCGCCGGTGATGCACGATCCCAGCGGCGGGCCGAACCGGGCGATCGAAGAAGCGCCGGTCCTGATCGTCACCGATGCCTCCCTCCGGGAACTCGGGAAGTGGCGGAGGCGGGAGGTCGCTTTGGAGCGGTTCCGCCCCAATCTGCTGATTTCCCTGCATGACCCGGTTCCCTTTGCCGAGGATGACTGGGTCGGTCGAACGCTGAGGGCGGGCGGGGTGGAGTTGGCGGTCAACGGGCTCTGTGAGCGCTGCATGATCGTCACCGTCGACCCGAAGGATGCAAGCCGTGATTTGCCGTTGCTCAGGACGCTGGCAAAGGAAAGGGATAGCTGTTTCGGCGTTTATGCCGCGGTGATCCGGCCCGGCGTGTTGCAAGTGGGGGATCGGGTGTTTCTGACCGGGTCCTGA
- a CDS encoding acetyl-CoA carboxylase carboxyltransferase subunit alpha, giving the protein MANGHLPFEKPIIELRQKIAELKKFTKEKEIDLSDEIATLEAKAERLEKEIYGNLTPWQRVQIARHPSRPTTLDYIQRIFTDFIELHGDRLYGDDPAIVGGIAKLDGMPVTVIGHERGKDTKDKIARNFGMPHPEGYRKALRLMQQADKFGRPIITFIDTQGAHPGIEAEQRGQSEAIARNLREMAGFSVPIVCVVTGEGGSGGALAISVGNRLLMLEHAYYSVITPEGAAAILWRDAAEAQQAAEALRITAQDLLKLGVVDRVIPEPKGGAHRDPDAQAAWIKEALLETLKPLLEMDGKALVADRHRKYAQIGVFAGGD; this is encoded by the coding sequence ATGGCAAACGGCCATCTACCCTTTGAAAAACCGATCATCGAGCTAAGGCAAAAGATCGCCGAACTGAAAAAATTCACCAAGGAGAAAGAGATCGATCTGTCCGATGAGATCGCCACGCTGGAGGCCAAGGCGGAGCGCCTGGAGAAGGAAATCTACGGAAATCTGACCCCCTGGCAACGGGTCCAGATCGCCCGCCATCCTTCCCGGCCGACCACGTTGGATTATATACAGCGCATCTTCACCGATTTCATCGAGCTGCACGGGGACCGGCTGTACGGCGACGATCCCGCCATTGTCGGCGGGATCGCCAAACTGGACGGAATGCCGGTGACCGTGATCGGGCACGAGCGGGGAAAGGACACCAAGGACAAAATCGCCCGCAACTTCGGGATGCCCCATCCGGAGGGTTACCGGAAGGCGCTGCGCCTGATGCAGCAGGCGGACAAATTCGGCCGCCCCATCATCACGTTCATCGACACCCAGGGTGCCCATCCGGGGATCGAGGCGGAACAGCGGGGCCAGAGCGAAGCGATCGCCCGCAACCTGCGTGAGATGGCCGGTTTTTCGGTTCCCATCGTCTGCGTGGTGACCGGCGAGGGGGGAAGCGGCGGAGCCTTGGCCATCAGCGTCGGCAATCGCCTGCTCATGCTGGAGCACGCCTACTATTCGGTGATCACGCCGGAGGGCGCCGCCGCCATCTTGTGGCGGGACGCGGCCGAAGCCCAGCAGGCCGCGGAGGCGCTGCGCATCACCGCCCAGGATCTGCTGAAATTGGGCGTGGTGGACCGCGTCATTCCCGAGCCGAAGGGGGGAGCCCACCGGGATCCCGATGCCCAGGCGGCTTGGATCAAAGAGGCCCTTCTCGAAACCTTGAAGCCCCTGTTGGAAATGGACGGAAAGGCGCTGGTCGCGGACCGGCATCGGAAGTATGCCCAAATCGGCGTGTTTGCCGGCGGAGATTGA
- a CDS encoding glutamate decarboxylase: MWTVIYIAPDSKTAERIKERLTNEGFLVQIRPMNLSKGQYEILVPKAELKEVQEVLPSIL; this comes from the coding sequence ATGTGGACCGTGATCTACATTGCGCCCGATTCGAAAACCGCGGAGCGGATCAAGGAGCGCCTGACCAATGAAGGTTTTTTGGTTCAGATCCGCCCGATGAACCTTTCCAAGGGTCAGTATGAAATCCTCGTTCCGAAGGCCGAGCTGAAGGAAGTGCAGGAAGTTCTTCCTTCCATCCTCTGA
- a CDS encoding DMT family transporter: MKRVLDRLWNNPYLLLTSAALFWGSNFVLGRVMVETIPPLHLSLFRWTIGLLALWPFARRQLKGAKALWREYRVPLFWMAMTGVVGFNALTYLAVQFTSSISASLFNSVAPVFIMLLSHFFLKEKIRPVQIAGVFISLIGVVWIVSRGDWKVLVSLEFNAGDLIMIVAVLSWAVYSILSKRFGTVAGEKGTFWILMAIGLPFSLLLGAVEEIFRPLPWSEVSPIEWLCVLYLGIFPAVVAFLCWSRGIQLVGPAKSGVFLHLIMPFAVMIALFFGETPTLAQGVGAAFVLLGVLMASNPPRKGGGRGQDSAP, translated from the coding sequence CTTACCTTCTCCTCACTTCGGCGGCGCTCTTTTGGGGGAGCAATTTCGTGCTCGGCCGGGTGATGGTGGAGACGATCCCGCCCCTGCACTTGTCCCTCTTTCGGTGGACCATCGGATTGCTCGCTCTCTGGCCCTTTGCCCGCCGTCAGCTAAAGGGGGCGAAAGCCCTGTGGCGGGAGTATCGGGTGCCCCTTTTCTGGATGGCGATGACCGGTGTGGTGGGCTTCAACGCCCTCACCTATCTGGCGGTCCAATTCACTTCGTCCATCAGCGCTTCTCTGTTCAATTCCGTCGCCCCCGTATTCATCATGCTTCTTTCCCATTTTTTCCTTAAAGAGAAAATCCGGCCCGTCCAGATCGCAGGGGTTTTCATCTCGCTGATCGGCGTCGTCTGGATCGTTTCCCGGGGAGACTGGAAAGTGCTGGTTTCCCTGGAGTTCAACGCGGGCGATCTGATCATGATCGTGGCCGTGCTCTCCTGGGCGGTCTATTCCATCCTGTCCAAGCGCTTCGGAACGGTGGCGGGAGAGAAGGGCACCTTCTGGATCCTGATGGCCATCGGTCTTCCCTTTTCGCTTTTGCTCGGCGCGGTGGAGGAAATCTTCCGCCCCCTTCCCTGGTCGGAAGTGTCCCCGATCGAGTGGCTCTGCGTCCTCTATCTCGGCATCTTTCCCGCCGTTGTCGCCTTCCTTTGCTGGTCCCGGGGCATCCAGCTCGTCGGTCCGGCCAAATCGGGGGTGTTTCTCCATCTCATCATGCCCTTTGCGGTGATGATCGCGCTCTTTTTCGGGGAAACGCCCACGCTGGCCCAGGGGGTGGGCGCGGCCTTTGTGCTCCTCGGCGTCCTGATGGCCTCCAATCCGCCCCGGAAGGGCGGGGGGCGCGGTCAGGATTCAGCCCCTTGA
- a CDS encoding NAD(P)-dependent malic enzyme produces MSTLREESLRLHRENRGKLTVQSKVPLNSARDLSLAYSPGVAEPCKEIHTDQESVYDFTMKGNLVAVVSDGTAVLGLGNIGPHAAMPVMEGKAVLFKAFAGVDAFPLCIDTTEIDKIVETVKLLSPTFGGINLEDIAAPKCFIIEERLKKEVDIPVFHDDQHGTAIVTLAGLINALKVVGKKMEEIRVVANGAGAAGIAIIKLLLSVGVQDVIMCDSRGTIYEGRPYGMNPIKESIARLTNRDRVRGSLADAIRGADVFIGVSVEGAVTKEMVASMNRDPIIFAMANPVPEIMPEDAYAVGAKVVGTGRSDFPNQVNNVLAFPGIFRGALDVRARGINEEMKIAAARAIAELIDEDELRPDYVIPAPFDPRVAPNVAAAVAKAAMETGMARIQVDPQEIYERTMRMNGRIPAEEAERLLNRRNSL; encoded by the coding sequence TTGTCCACTTTGCGCGAAGAATCTCTCAGACTGCACCGTGAGAACCGGGGGAAACTGACGGTCCAATCCAAAGTTCCCTTGAATTCCGCCCGCGATCTCAGTTTGGCCTATTCGCCGGGCGTCGCGGAACCGTGCAAGGAGATTCATACCGATCAGGAGTCCGTGTACGATTTCACCATGAAGGGAAATTTGGTGGCGGTCGTGTCCGACGGAACGGCCGTGCTGGGACTGGGGAACATCGGACCTCATGCCGCCATGCCGGTGATGGAGGGGAAAGCGGTTCTGTTCAAGGCCTTTGCCGGAGTGGATGCGTTTCCCCTCTGCATCGACACGACGGAAATCGATAAGATCGTGGAGACGGTGAAGCTGCTTTCACCCACCTTCGGGGGGATCAACCTGGAAGACATCGCCGCTCCGAAATGTTTCATCATCGAAGAGCGGTTGAAGAAGGAAGTGGACATCCCCGTCTTTCACGATGACCAGCATGGAACCGCCATCGTCACCTTGGCCGGTTTGATCAACGCCCTGAAGGTCGTGGGCAAGAAGATGGAAGAAATTCGCGTGGTGGCCAACGGGGCGGGAGCCGCAGGAATCGCCATCATCAAATTGTTGCTTTCCGTGGGCGTGCAGGATGTGATCATGTGCGACAGCAGGGGAACCATTTATGAAGGGCGCCCCTACGGAATGAATCCGATCAAGGAATCGATCGCCCGCCTGACCAACCGGGACCGCGTCCGGGGGTCCCTGGCGGACGCCATTCGCGGAGCGGATGTGTTCATCGGCGTGTCCGTCGAAGGGGCGGTCACGAAAGAAATGGTGGCCTCCATGAACCGGGATCCGATCATCTTCGCCATGGCGAATCCGGTTCCGGAAATCATGCCGGAAGATGCCTACGCCGTCGGGGCCAAAGTGGTCGGGACGGGACGTTCCGATTTTCCCAACCAGGTGAACAACGTGCTGGCTTTTCCGGGGATTTTCCGCGGTGCCCTCGACGTGCGCGCCCGGGGAATCAACGAGGAGATGAAGATCGCCGCGGCGCGGGCCATCGCCGAGCTCATCGACGAGGATGAATTGAGGCCGGATTACGTGATTCCCGCTCCTTTCGATCCGCGGGTTGCGCCCAACGTGGCCGCCGCGGTTGCCAAGGCGGCGATGGAGACGGGAATGGCCCGCATTCAGGTGGATCCCCAGGAGATCTACGAGCGGACGATGCGGATGAACGGACGAATTCCGGCGGAGGAAGCGGAGCGCCTTCTGAACCGGCGCAATTCCCTCTGA